One part of the Thermanaeromonas sp. C210 genome encodes these proteins:
- a CDS encoding (Fe-S)-binding protein yields the protein MKRYLIEVKKMALKLRGESSQYRLPPTVEVVRGNIIKYGNPLGLSGKEIAGWASDLNLPREGEVLLYTGGEYQLVPYIDGLVDMLTKVDQGSVGFSLMMGFRNLVDRVGVNPEKIVAGVLSGQRERYRNVSRQAAAVLQRMGLQICYLGEEELYSGALLYEYGFMDDLRRHARKLAGLIKGTGARTIICLSPHSAEVFKLIYPRIIEDFHYEVKTFTEALWDLCNSAPGRLVASFNGRVTVHDSCRMARELGITEEIREIFKRIKGVSLIEPEFNRRWTTCCGGPGKVLFPELAGKIAARRLDELMSTEADVVVTFCPYCLAALDKARREGQRSIEIQDIIEFMYRGMAE from the coding sequence TTGAAGAGGTATTTAATCGAGGTGAAGAAAATGGCGTTAAAGCTAAGGGGAGAAAGCAGCCAGTATCGTTTACCGCCCACGGTAGAGGTTGTGAGGGGTAATATTATCAAATATGGCAATCCCCTCGGTCTTTCTGGTAAAGAAATTGCCGGTTGGGCCAGCGACTTAAACCTGCCCCGAGAAGGGGAAGTGCTTTTATACACCGGCGGGGAATATCAATTGGTTCCCTATATCGACGGCCTGGTCGACATGCTCACCAAGGTGGACCAAGGCAGTGTGGGTTTCTCCCTGATGATGGGTTTCCGCAACCTAGTGGACAGGGTGGGGGTTAACCCGGAAAAGATCGTTGCCGGTGTGCTTTCAGGACAGAGGGAGCGCTACCGGAACGTGAGCCGACAAGCCGCGGCGGTCCTGCAAAGGATGGGTCTACAAATATGTTACCTGGGCGAAGAAGAGCTTTACAGCGGCGCCTTGCTCTATGAGTATGGCTTCATGGATGACTTACGCCGCCACGCCCGCAAGCTGGCCGGGTTAATTAAAGGGACCGGGGCCAGGACCATCATCTGCTTGTCACCCCATTCGGCCGAAGTTTTTAAGCTCATTTATCCCCGCATAATCGAGGATTTCCATTACGAGGTAAAAACCTTCACCGAAGCCCTTTGGGATTTGTGTAACAGCGCCCCCGGGCGGCTGGTCGCGTCCTTTAATGGAAGGGTCACGGTACACGATTCCTGCCGGATGGCCAGGGAACTGGGTATCACAGAAGAGATCAGGGAAATTTTTAAGAGGATAAAGGGAGTTTCCTTGATAGAGCCGGAGTTCAACCGGCGATGGACCACCTGTTGCGGCGGGCCGGGTAAGGTGCTGTTTCCCGAACTGGCCGGAAAGATAGCTGCGCGCCGGCTCGATGAACTTATGAGTACCGAAGCCGATGTAGTGGTCACCTTCTGCCCTTATTGCCTGGCTGCCCTAGACAAAGCCCGGCGGGAGGGACAAAGAAGCATAGAGATTCAGGATATCATCGAGTTTATGTACAGGGGGATGGCCGAGTGA
- a CDS encoding LUD domain-containing protein: MRSLARAFQKYTTELNRASNDPNIQLALARAVKSYRENTAAALKRFPHTVGLAEEVRAIKQSAVERMDDLVARAREAIEANHGRAYLARSAEEALNLVADIIGTGKIVVKGKSILGEELEIREYLLEKGNEVWETDLGEFLLQLRHERPMHIVSPSIHVPREQVAEVFTEFFGREIPPDIAAEVGAVREFMREKYFKAHFGLSGANVVAADCGALVIIENEGNARLCTAVPPVHIALVGIEKVVPTFQDAMKVAEVTWRYANYPVPGYVNIISGPSKTGDIEKVTTYGAHGPRELHVIFVDNGRSEMAADPLFKHGLYCLRCGGCMYECPVFQLTAGYFGYRYLGGIGAIWTAFVAGGLENAAPLIYTCLRCGRCVERCPVSIDVPSMIAELRRRIAALAY, encoded by the coding sequence GTGAGGAGTCTTGCACGCGCCTTTCAAAAGTATACGACGGAGCTTAATAGGGCTTCCAACGATCCCAATATCCAGCTGGCCCTGGCCAGGGCCGTCAAATCTTACCGGGAGAACACGGCAGCCGCCCTCAAACGTTTTCCCCATACTGTCGGGCTGGCAGAGGAAGTACGCGCCATCAAGCAATCGGCCGTTGAACGCATGGATGACCTGGTGGCCCGGGCCAGGGAAGCTATTGAGGCCAACCATGGACGTGCCTATCTGGCCAGGTCGGCCGAAGAAGCTTTAAACTTGGTGGCTGACATCATTGGTACGGGCAAGATAGTAGTAAAGGGCAAGAGTATTTTGGGGGAAGAACTGGAAATAAGGGAGTACCTCCTCGAAAAAGGCAACGAGGTCTGGGAAACAGATCTAGGGGAGTTTTTGTTGCAGTTGCGCCATGAAAGGCCTATGCATATTGTTTCTCCTTCAATCCATGTGCCGCGGGAGCAGGTTGCGGAGGTGTTCACCGAGTTCTTCGGCCGGGAAATCCCCCCGGATATTGCTGCCGAAGTGGGGGCCGTTAGGGAATTTATGAGGGAAAAGTATTTTAAGGCCCATTTCGGCCTTAGCGGTGCCAACGTGGTGGCCGCCGACTGCGGGGCCCTGGTCATTATCGAAAATGAAGGCAACGCCCGTTTATGCACTGCCGTGCCCCCGGTGCATATAGCCCTGGTGGGTATCGAAAAAGTGGTGCCCACTTTTCAGGATGCCATGAAGGTGGCGGAAGTCACCTGGCGTTATGCTAACTACCCCGTTCCCGGTTACGTAAATATAATCAGCGGGCCCAGCAAGACGGGAGATATCGAAAAAGTAACTACTTATGGTGCTCACGGGCCCAGGGAGCTGCACGTTATTTTTGTGGATAACGGTCGGAGTGAAATGGCCGCCGATCCCTTGTTTAAACATGGACTGTACTGCTTAAGGTGCGGGGGTTGTATGTACGAATGCCCGGTATTCCAACTCACCGCCGGGTATTTCGGTTATCGTTATCTGGGGGGAATAGGGGCTATATGGACGGCTTTTGTGGCCGGAGGTCTGGAGAACGCGGCGCCCCTGATTTACACTTGTCTCCGCTGCGGCCGTTGCGTGGAACGTTGCCCGGTAAGCATTGACGTCCCTTCAATGATCGCCGAATTGCGCCGGCGGATAGCCGCCCTTGCTTACTAG
- a CDS encoding DNA adenine methylase → MEFARPGAFVYFDPPYYPLSETANFTGYTPDAFGPEDQKRLAAVFRELDRSGCLVMLSNSDTPFIRELYSACDIRVVCARRAINCRPDRRGPVTELVIRNYE, encoded by the coding sequence CTGGAGTTCGCCCGGCCTGGTGCCTTTGTATATTTCGACCCTCCCTATTACCCCTTATCCGAGACGGCCAATTTTACGGGCTACACTCCGGACGCTTTCGGGCCGGAGGACCAGAAGAGACTGGCGGCCGTATTTAGAGAACTAGATAGAAGTGGCTGTTTGGTAATGCTCAGCAATTCAGATACACCCTTCATACGTGAGCTCTATTCGGCATGCGATATCCGGGTGGTCTGCGCCAGGCGGGCCATAAACTGCAGGCCCGACCGGAGGGGGCCGGTAACGGAATTAGTTATTAGAAATTATGAGTGA
- a CDS encoding DUF996 domain-containing protein — MAAYFQSCSLKGAGARLQHKWFTWAGHALFWGAVLSIIFGLGAVIIIIGAIFTVIAFLTMPVTVPDAPSQGTRTPSS, encoded by the coding sequence ATAGCCGCCTACTTCCAGTCCTGCTCCCTGAAAGGAGCGGGTGCGCGCCTGCAGCACAAGTGGTTTACCTGGGCCGGGCATGCCCTGTTCTGGGGGGCGGTGCTCAGCATAATCTTCGGCCTCGGCGCAGTCATCATAATTATCGGTGCCATTTTCACGGTCATTGCCTTTTTGACCATGCCGGTCACTGTGCCGGACGCGCCGTCGCAAGGTACACGAACCCCTTCTAGTTAA